The following are from one region of the Anaerolineae bacterium genome:
- a CDS encoding transposase family protein: MDYTIAGSGQIEALCREVGGLYERLKGLKDRRDRRGVRYPLAAVLMIMVSARLSGEDEARGIAEWAKWRAKPLAKALG; this comes from the coding sequence ATGGACTATACCATAGCCGGAAGCGGACAGATAGAGGCACTTTGCAGGGAGGTAGGGGGGCTCTATGAGCGACTGAAGGGGTTAAAGGATCGGCGAGACCGGCGCGGCGTACGCTATCCGTTGGCAGCGGTGCTGATGATCATGGTGTCAGCCAGGCTTTCGGGAGAAGATGAAGCGCGGGGGATAGCGGAGTGGGCGAAGTGGCGGGCCAAGCCCCTGGCCAAGGCGCTGGGGC